From a region of the Paraburkholderia hospita genome:
- a CDS encoding phosphotransferase family protein → MMMQSNSPDPQLNAFLVEHGLARKDEAASWHPLTGGVSSDIWRVDLATRSLCVKRALSTLKVSACWEAPVSRNADEWAWMEFAAQHCPDNVPTPLAHDAKLGVFAMSFLAPDAHPVWKQQLMDGQVEPQTARAVGRLVGRLHAVSADNGELRERFDTLDNFQALRLDPYLIAASKRHPALESRLQYLAQRTASIRTALVHGDVSPKNILVGPKGPVLLDAECAWFGDPAFDLAFCLNHLLLKCLVRPGQREALIASFKALTEAYFDEADWELRATLEARTAELLPALLLARVDGKSPVEYLTDEAQRNHVRAVATRLLLQPAGYLYQVAEAFEEQIQSRPA, encoded by the coding sequence ATGATGATGCAATCGAATAGCCCTGACCCGCAGCTCAATGCGTTTCTCGTCGAGCACGGTCTCGCGCGCAAGGATGAGGCAGCCAGCTGGCACCCTCTCACTGGTGGCGTGTCGTCCGACATATGGCGTGTCGATCTCGCGACGCGCTCACTATGCGTCAAGCGCGCCCTGTCCACACTCAAGGTATCGGCATGCTGGGAAGCACCCGTGTCACGCAACGCCGATGAATGGGCCTGGATGGAGTTTGCTGCACAGCACTGTCCCGACAACGTGCCGACCCCTCTCGCACACGACGCGAAGCTCGGCGTGTTCGCGATGTCGTTTCTTGCGCCGGACGCGCATCCCGTCTGGAAGCAGCAATTGATGGATGGCCAGGTCGAGCCCCAGACAGCCCGCGCTGTCGGACGGCTCGTAGGCCGCCTGCACGCGGTCAGTGCCGACAATGGCGAACTGCGGGAGAGGTTCGACACGCTCGATAACTTTCAGGCACTGCGTCTCGATCCGTATCTGATCGCCGCATCGAAACGTCACCCAGCACTCGAATCGAGGCTCCAGTATCTGGCGCAGCGAACAGCGAGCATAAGAACTGCGCTCGTACACGGCGACGTGAGTCCCAAGAACATTCTTGTCGGTCCCAAAGGACCGGTATTGCTCGATGCCGAATGCGCGTGGTTTGGCGACCCGGCCTTCGACCTCGCATTCTGCCTGAACCATCTGCTGCTCAAATGTCTGGTTCGTCCTGGTCAGCGGGAAGCGCTGATCGCTTCGTTCAAGGCGCTGACGGAAGCCTATTTCGACGAAGCAGACTGGGAACTGCGCGCAACGCTCGAAGCACGAACCGCTGAATTGTTGCCTGCGTTGCTGCTCGCGCGTGTCGACGGCAAGTCGCCGGTGGAATATCTGACCGACGAGGCGCAACGCAATCACGTTCGAGCGGTGGCCACCCGGTTGCTGCTGCAGCCGGCCGGCTATCTGTATCAGGTGGCAGAGGCATTCGAGGAACAGATTCAGTCTCGACCGGCTTGA
- a CDS encoding C-terminal binding protein, with amino-acid sequence MSDTVFLTDYAWPDDSVERDIVESAGMQLVSGPAAPLPASEIEAMVREHRPSAILTCWAPVSANAVEASARLQIVARLGVGLDNIAVDAATARGILVTNVPDYCVEEVSDHAVGFALAWTRGLVLFDREVRAGHWSPADARLRRLGALTCGLVGFGRIARATARKLGAFGCQLLAHDPFLRDDVAGVQAVELDELLTNSDIVIVHAPLTNGTRHLINRERIARMRRGSLLINVSRGGIVDTDAVIQALQNGQLSAAALDVLESEPVVPGELLRERGAMLTPHVAFSSDASLLELRRRAAEEVVRVLRGEAPHNPCNLSPA; translated from the coding sequence ATGAGCGATACCGTTTTCCTGACCGACTATGCGTGGCCCGACGACAGCGTCGAGCGAGATATCGTCGAATCCGCCGGCATGCAGCTGGTAAGCGGACCGGCCGCTCCGCTGCCCGCGTCTGAAATCGAAGCGATGGTGCGAGAACACCGCCCGTCTGCAATCCTCACCTGCTGGGCACCCGTGTCGGCCAACGCCGTCGAGGCCTCTGCGCGGCTGCAGATCGTTGCAAGGCTTGGCGTGGGGCTGGACAACATCGCTGTGGACGCTGCCACCGCGCGCGGCATTCTCGTCACGAACGTGCCGGACTACTGTGTCGAAGAAGTCTCCGATCACGCCGTCGGATTTGCGCTCGCATGGACACGCGGACTGGTCCTTTTCGATCGGGAGGTCCGCGCTGGGCACTGGTCTCCCGCCGATGCCAGACTGCGTCGGTTAGGCGCACTCACTTGCGGACTCGTCGGTTTCGGTCGCATTGCCCGCGCAACGGCCCGCAAGCTTGGCGCCTTCGGCTGCCAACTGCTCGCTCATGATCCATTTCTGCGCGATGACGTAGCGGGCGTGCAAGCCGTTGAACTCGATGAACTCCTGACGAATAGCGACATCGTGATCGTGCACGCTCCACTCACCAACGGCACCCGGCATCTGATCAACCGCGAGCGAATTGCGCGCATGCGGCGCGGCAGCCTGTTGATCAATGTGAGCCGTGGCGGCATCGTTGATACCGACGCCGTTATCCAAGCGCTACAGAACGGTCAACTGTCAGCGGCAGCGCTGGACGTACTCGAATCCGAGCCAGTCGTACCGGGCGAATTGCTGCGCGAGCGCGGCGCCATGTTGACGCCCCATGTCGCGTTTTCGTCTGACGCATCGTTGCTGGAGCTTCGTAGACGAGCGGCTGAGGAGGTGGTGCGGGTACTACGCGGCGAAGCACCACACAACCCATGCAATCTGTCGCCAGCGTAA
- a CDS encoding porin, which produces MKRLLVPAICGCIGVAAHAQSSVTLYGLIDNGVSYVSNQRTASGAGHSNVFASSGNIVGNRWGVTGSEDLGGGLQAIFKLENGFTGTNGGLQQGGRLFGRQAWVGMSSTYGAVTLGRQYDSGVDYLAPRSLAQSFVGGLEFMHPMDNDNFGDFFRLDNAVKYASPDINGLKFGGLYAFSNKAGDFADNRAFSAGATYNHGPFTLSAAYMRIDNPGDGATGALDGSSTSGDATFHAARQQVWGVGAAYVIGPATLGLVWSHSRFDDTTAVYRGSTLAPAPTGSPTDLSFDNYEANIRYLLTPAWVVAASYTFTDGSYSNASMHAKPRWNQFNLMTSYSLSKRTDVYLMAEYQHVTGAAGTIFSGAFIGGSGGPSSTSKQFLTSAGLRVKF; this is translated from the coding sequence ATGAAGAGGCTTCTTGTACCCGCAATTTGCGGCTGCATAGGTGTAGCAGCACATGCACAGAGTTCCGTCACGCTCTATGGGCTGATCGACAATGGCGTGTCGTACGTCAGCAATCAGCGCACGGCAAGCGGCGCGGGTCACAGCAATGTCTTTGCTTCGTCGGGAAACATCGTTGGCAACCGGTGGGGGGTGACGGGTAGCGAGGATCTGGGCGGTGGCCTGCAAGCGATCTTCAAACTCGAAAACGGCTTTACGGGAACCAACGGAGGTCTTCAGCAGGGGGGGCGCCTGTTCGGCAGGCAAGCGTGGGTTGGCATGTCGAGTACCTACGGCGCGGTCACGCTTGGCCGTCAATATGACTCGGGGGTGGACTATCTTGCTCCGAGAAGTCTCGCGCAGAGCTTCGTTGGCGGTCTCGAATTCATGCATCCGATGGACAACGATAACTTCGGCGACTTCTTCAGACTCGACAATGCCGTCAAATACGCGAGCCCCGATATCAACGGGTTGAAGTTCGGCGGGTTGTACGCGTTCTCGAACAAGGCGGGCGATTTTGCGGACAATCGCGCGTTCAGTGCGGGGGCGACCTACAACCACGGCCCTTTCACCCTGAGCGCAGCGTATATGCGCATCGACAACCCGGGAGATGGTGCAACCGGAGCACTCGACGGTTCATCGACTTCGGGCGATGCGACGTTTCACGCGGCACGCCAGCAGGTGTGGGGTGTCGGCGCCGCGTATGTGATCGGTCCGGCGACGTTGGGGCTGGTGTGGAGTCACTCGCGCTTTGACGATACGACAGCCGTGTATCGCGGCAGCACGCTTGCGCCGGCGCCCACCGGATCGCCCACCGACCTGAGCTTCGACAACTACGAAGCGAACATTCGCTATCTGCTTACCCCGGCGTGGGTGGTGGCGGCATCGTACACATTTACGGATGGATCGTATTCGAATGCGTCCATGCACGCGAAGCCGCGCTGGAACCAGTTCAACCTGATGACATCCTACTCACTGTCCAAACGTACCGATGTCTATCTGATGGCTGAATATCAGCATGTGACAGGGGCGGCGGGAACGATTTTCAGTGGCGCGTTCATTGGTGGCAGCGGCGGCCCTTCGTCGACCAGCAAACAGTTCCTCACAAGCGCGGGGTTGCGCGTGAAGTTCTGA
- a CDS encoding LysR family transcriptional regulator, translating to MRRKIPSTAALSAFETAARHQSFTKAADELAVTQSAICRQIGSLEEFLGVKLFRRDRRGVSLTEAGVVYSRKVASRLDDVERDTLELMAKGGHGGSLELAVVPTFATKWLLPRIPDFIGEYPDVTVNLTVRTRPFLFDDTDFDAAIHAGAAIWPGTEGTFLMRERLIAVCSPKLLAPRTRLATADWRRYPLLQQSTRPYAWRDWFASHNMQVEGDMSGPRFELFSMLAEAAIHGIGIALIPRLLIEDELQRGVLIQAAAHEHLSNQAYYLIYPERKADNAALKVFRDWITTQAEQYRKPMGLE from the coding sequence ATGCGCAGAAAAATTCCTTCGACGGCAGCGCTATCTGCATTCGAGACGGCCGCTCGCCATCAGAGTTTCACCAAGGCGGCAGACGAACTGGCCGTGACACAAAGCGCGATATGCCGTCAGATCGGCTCGCTGGAGGAATTCCTGGGTGTGAAACTGTTTCGACGCGACCGGCGCGGAGTCAGCCTCACCGAGGCCGGAGTTGTCTATAGCCGCAAGGTTGCGTCGCGCCTGGATGACGTGGAGAGGGACACACTGGAGCTCATGGCCAAGGGCGGCCATGGCGGTTCGCTCGAACTGGCTGTCGTCCCGACGTTCGCGACAAAGTGGCTGTTACCCCGAATACCCGACTTCATCGGCGAGTATCCGGACGTTACCGTCAATCTCACGGTTCGCACGCGCCCGTTCCTGTTCGACGACACAGATTTCGACGCGGCGATTCACGCTGGAGCAGCGATATGGCCAGGAACGGAAGGCACCTTCCTGATGCGCGAAAGGCTGATCGCCGTATGCAGCCCAAAACTGCTTGCACCACGCACCAGGCTCGCAACGGCGGACTGGCGGCGTTACCCGCTCCTGCAACAGAGCACGCGTCCATATGCGTGGCGTGACTGGTTTGCTTCGCACAACATGCAGGTCGAAGGAGATATGTCGGGTCCGAGGTTCGAACTGTTTTCGATGCTCGCCGAAGCAGCGATTCACGGTATTGGGATCGCCCTCATCCCTCGCCTGCTTATCGAAGACGAACTGCAGCGCGGCGTGTTGATCCAGGCGGCGGCCCACGAGCATCTGAGCAATCAGGCCTACTACCTCATCTATCCCGAGCGCAAGGCCGACAACGCGGCGTTGAAGGTGTTTCGCGACTGGATCACCACTCAGGCAGAGCAGTACCGGAAACCAATGGGGCTTGAGTGA
- a CDS encoding acyl-CoA dehydrogenase — MSVQHKSPSFKWDDPLLLDQQLTEEERLVRESAHAYCQERLAPRVLDAFRREHTDADIFREMGELGLLGATIPETYGGAGLNYVCYGLVAREVERVDSGYRSMMSVQSSLVMVPINEFGSEATRQKYLPRLARGEWIGCFGLTEPNHGSDPGSMITRAKKVDGGYLLTGSKMWITNSPIADVFVVWAKDDEGAIRGFVLEKGWKGLSAPAIHGKVGLRASITGEIVMDDVFCPEENAFPDIRGLKGPFTCLNSARYGIAWGALGAAEDCWHRARQYVLDRKQFGKPLAANQLIQKKLADMQTEITLGLQGCLRLGRMKDEGTAAVEITSIMKRNSCGKALDIARVARDMLGGNGISDEFGVARHLVNLEVVNTYEGTHDVHALILGRAITGIAAF; from the coding sequence ATGAGCGTACAGCACAAATCGCCGTCGTTTAAGTGGGACGATCCACTGCTGCTGGATCAGCAGCTGACGGAGGAGGAGCGCCTTGTGCGCGAATCGGCCCATGCGTATTGTCAGGAACGGCTCGCACCGCGTGTGCTCGATGCCTTTCGTCGTGAACATACGGACGCCGACATCTTCCGCGAGATGGGCGAGCTTGGACTGCTGGGCGCGACGATTCCCGAAACCTACGGTGGCGCTGGTCTCAACTATGTTTGCTATGGGCTCGTCGCGCGCGAAGTGGAGCGGGTCGATTCCGGCTACCGCTCGATGATGAGCGTGCAGTCGTCGCTCGTCATGGTGCCCATCAACGAGTTCGGCAGTGAAGCCACCCGGCAGAAGTATCTACCCAGGCTGGCGAGAGGCGAATGGATCGGATGCTTCGGCTTGACCGAGCCGAATCACGGTTCCGATCCAGGCAGCATGATCACACGTGCAAAGAAGGTCGACGGTGGCTATCTGCTGACGGGCAGCAAGATGTGGATCACGAACAGTCCCATCGCCGATGTGTTCGTCGTCTGGGCCAAGGACGACGAAGGCGCGATCCGGGGATTTGTGCTCGAGAAGGGATGGAAGGGACTTTCGGCACCTGCGATCCACGGCAAGGTCGGCTTGCGTGCGTCGATTACCGGTGAGATTGTGATGGATGATGTGTTCTGCCCGGAAGAGAATGCGTTCCCGGACATCCGTGGTTTGAAGGGCCCGTTCACCTGCCTGAACAGTGCACGCTATGGGATCGCCTGGGGCGCGTTGGGCGCGGCTGAAGACTGCTGGCATCGCGCGCGCCAGTACGTTCTCGATCGCAAGCAGTTCGGCAAGCCGCTCGCGGCGAACCAGTTGATCCAGAAGAAGCTGGCCGACATGCAGACGGAAATCACGCTTGGTCTACAGGGGTGTTTGCGCCTTGGTCGCATGAAGGATGAGGGCACGGCCGCCGTCGAGATCACGTCGATCATGAAACGCAACTCATGTGGCAAAGCGCTCGATATCGCCCGTGTTGCGCGCGACATGCTGGGCGGCAACGGGATCAGTGACGAATTTGGTGTTGCACGGCATCTGGTGAACCTGGAGGTGGTCAATACATACGAGGGTACGCACGACGTCCACGCGCTCATTCTCGGCCGCGCCATCACCGGCATTGCAGCGTTCTGA
- a CDS encoding CaiB/BaiF CoA transferase family protein, with product MNGIPNQGALDGLRVLDLSRVLAGPWASQLLADLGADVVKVERPGTGDDTRAWGPPWLSDEDGEPTGESAYYLCANRNKRSVTIDLSEPDGQRLVKELASKADVVIENFKVGGLSQYGLDYASLKELNPRLVYCSITGFGQTGPYAARAGYDFLIQGMGGLMSLTGRADGTEGEGPLKVGVALTDITTGLYATVAILAALARRERSGIGQHIDLALLDVQIACLANQATNYIVGGVVPRRIGNAHPNIVPYQDFPTADGHMIIAVGNDSQFTSLCTALGKPEWGKDERFASNPRRVKNRNELIAMICGITVSRATGDWIAAMEAAGVPCGPINNLDQVFEDPQVQSRNVRIEMSHPLAKHVALVANPIRMSESPVQYRQSPPTLGQHTGEVLQDWLDMAAADIDELRRTKLL from the coding sequence ATGAACGGGATACCGAATCAAGGGGCGCTCGACGGGCTGCGCGTACTCGATCTTTCTCGCGTGCTGGCCGGCCCATGGGCGAGCCAGTTGCTGGCCGATCTCGGCGCTGACGTGGTCAAGGTCGAACGACCGGGCACGGGCGACGATACGCGTGCCTGGGGGCCGCCCTGGCTGAGCGATGAAGACGGCGAGCCGACTGGCGAGTCCGCTTACTATCTCTGCGCCAATCGCAACAAGCGGTCGGTGACGATCGACCTGAGTGAACCGGATGGACAACGGCTCGTGAAGGAACTCGCCAGCAAGGCAGACGTGGTGATCGAGAACTTCAAGGTCGGCGGACTCAGCCAATATGGTCTGGATTACGCGAGCCTCAAGGAACTGAATCCGCGCCTTGTCTACTGCTCGATAACAGGATTTGGCCAGACGGGACCCTATGCCGCACGTGCCGGTTACGACTTTCTGATCCAGGGCATGGGCGGGCTGATGAGCCTCACAGGCCGTGCGGATGGCACGGAAGGGGAAGGCCCGTTGAAGGTGGGCGTCGCGCTGACGGACATCACGACGGGACTGTATGCAACGGTGGCAATCCTTGCTGCGCTTGCGCGTCGCGAACGGTCCGGCATAGGGCAGCACATCGATCTCGCTTTGCTCGACGTGCAGATTGCCTGCCTTGCCAACCAGGCGACGAATTACATCGTGGGCGGCGTGGTGCCTCGCCGCATCGGCAACGCGCACCCGAACATCGTGCCGTACCAGGATTTTCCGACGGCCGATGGTCACATGATCATCGCGGTCGGCAACGACAGTCAGTTCACCAGTCTCTGCACGGCGCTCGGCAAACCGGAATGGGGCAAGGACGAACGCTTCGCCAGCAATCCGCGGCGCGTGAAGAACAGGAACGAGCTGATTGCGATGATTTGCGGCATCACGGTATCCCGTGCGACTGGGGATTGGATAGCCGCGATGGAAGCCGCGGGCGTGCCGTGTGGTCCGATCAACAATCTCGACCAGGTGTTCGAAGATCCGCAGGTGCAGTCGCGCAACGTGCGCATCGAGATGTCGCACCCGTTGGCGAAACACGTGGCGTTGGTTGCAAATCCGATCCGTATGTCGGAGTCGCCGGTGCAATACCGGCAGTCCCCGCCGACGTTGGGGCAGCACACGGGTGAGGTCCTTCAAGACTGGCTCGATATGGCCGCAGCCGATATCGATGAGCTGCGCCGCACGAAGCTTCTGTAG
- a CDS encoding electron transfer flavoprotein-ubiquinone oxidoreductase: MNPPELGGSRESMEYDVVIVGGGPAGLAAAIRLKQRAVEKGVEIGVCVLEKGSEIGAHILSGAVMDPRALCELIPDLKDKGAPLNVEVTEDRFLFLSQTGAKSVPNWALPDNFKNHGNYVISLANVTRWLGQQAEALGVEIFPGFPAAEVLYNEDDSVKGVATGNLGIGKDGEPTENFQPGMELHAKYTLFCEGARGHLGRQLSDKFKLRDGADPQVYGIGIKELWEIDPAKHKPGLVIHTAGWPLDTRTYGGSFLYHIDNNQVMVGFVVGLGYSNPYLSPFEEFQRYKTHPSIRAFLEGGKRVSYGARAITAGGLMSLPKLAFPGGALVGDDAGFLNASRIKGSHAAIKTGMLAADAAFDAVQAGRHNDELSAYPESFKTSWLHTELYRARNFKQWMSKGLYLGTLMVGIEQKLLGGNVPWTLHHQHWDHEMLKPASQCTPIEYPKPDGKLTFDRLSSVFISNTNHEENQPAHLTLKDPTVPVKVNLQTYAGPESRYCPAAVYEFVKNDDGSERLVINAQNCVHCKTCDIKDPTQNIVWVTPEGGGGPNYPNM, from the coding sequence ATGAATCCCCCCGAACTTGGCGGCTCGCGCGAGTCGATGGAATACGACGTGGTGATCGTCGGCGGCGGCCCGGCGGGGCTTGCTGCTGCGATCAGGCTCAAGCAGCGCGCCGTGGAGAAAGGCGTTGAGATCGGCGTTTGCGTGCTTGAAAAAGGTTCGGAGATCGGCGCGCATATTTTGTCGGGCGCGGTGATGGATCCGCGTGCGCTTTGTGAGCTGATTCCTGATTTGAAAGACAAGGGCGCGCCTTTGAACGTTGAAGTGACTGAGGACCGCTTTTTGTTCCTCTCGCAAACGGGCGCGAAATCGGTGCCGAACTGGGCGCTACCGGACAATTTCAAGAATCACGGCAACTATGTGATCAGTCTCGCGAACGTCACGCGCTGGCTGGGCCAGCAGGCCGAAGCGCTGGGCGTGGAGATTTTTCCGGGCTTTCCGGCCGCTGAAGTGCTGTACAACGAAGATGACTCGGTCAAAGGCGTCGCGACGGGCAATCTCGGCATCGGCAAGGACGGCGAGCCGACCGAAAACTTCCAGCCCGGCATGGAACTGCACGCAAAGTACACGCTGTTCTGCGAAGGCGCGCGTGGGCATCTCGGCCGGCAACTGTCGGACAAATTCAAGCTGCGCGACGGCGCCGATCCGCAGGTCTACGGCATCGGCATCAAGGAACTGTGGGAAATCGATCCGGCGAAGCACAAGCCGGGTCTGGTGATCCACACGGCCGGCTGGCCGCTCGATACGCGGACTTACGGCGGCTCGTTCCTCTATCACATCGACAATAACCAGGTGATGGTGGGCTTTGTCGTCGGCCTCGGTTATTCGAATCCGTATCTGTCGCCGTTCGAAGAGTTCCAGCGCTACAAGACGCACCCATCGATTCGTGCATTCCTTGAAGGCGGCAAGCGCGTGTCGTATGGCGCGCGGGCGATTACGGCGGGCGGCCTGATGTCGCTGCCGAAGCTCGCTTTCCCGGGCGGTGCACTGGTTGGTGACGACGCAGGCTTCCTGAACGCGTCGCGGATCAAGGGTTCGCATGCTGCAATCAAGACAGGCATGCTCGCCGCCGACGCCGCGTTCGATGCCGTACAGGCTGGCCGCCACAACGACGAACTCAGTGCGTATCCCGAGTCGTTCAAGACTTCGTGGCTGCACACCGAACTCTATCGCGCACGCAACTTCAAGCAGTGGATGAGCAAGGGCCTGTATCTCGGCACGTTGATGGTCGGCATCGAACAGAAGCTGCTGGGCGGCAACGTGCCGTGGACGCTGCATCACCAGCATTGGGATCACGAGATGCTGAAACCGGCATCGCAGTGCACGCCAATCGAGTATCCGAAGCCGGATGGCAAGCTCACGTTCGACCGTCTCTCGTCGGTGTTCATCTCGAACACGAATCACGAAGAGAATCAGCCTGCGCATTTGACACTCAAAGACCCAACGGTGCCGGTGAAGGTCAACCTGCAAACCTATGCAGGCCCGGAAAGCCGTTACTGCCCCGCAGCTGTCTACGAGTTCGTGAAGAACGACGACGGTAGCGAGCGCCTCGTCATCAACGCGCAAAACTGCGTCCACTGCAAGACCTGCGATATCAAGGACCCGACGCAGAACATCGTGTGGGTGACGCCCGAAGGCGGCGGCGGTCCGAACTATCCGAACATGTGA
- a CDS encoding 3-hydroxybutyryl-CoA dehydrogenase codes for MQTIGIVGAGQMGSGIALVCATAGLNVILNDLDERAVERGIEGISANLGRMVSKGKATSDEATGALERIKGCAVLTELVECDLAIEAATENIQVKEELLRKLDAIVQPGAIIATNTSSVSVTRLGATLADPRRFIGMHFFNPVPVMALVEVIRGLQTSDATFDTTIALAKRIGKSTICVKNSPGFVVNRILIPMINEAVFVLQEGLAGAAEIDEGMKLGANHPIGPLALADLIGLDTTLAIMNVLYRDFNEPKYRPAPLLKEMVDAGYLGRKSGQGFHTY; via the coding sequence ATGCAAACGATCGGAATTGTAGGTGCCGGACAGATGGGAAGTGGCATCGCGTTGGTTTGTGCAACAGCCGGCCTCAACGTGATCCTCAACGATCTCGACGAGCGCGCGGTGGAACGCGGCATCGAAGGCATTTCGGCCAATCTTGGGCGGATGGTGTCGAAGGGAAAAGCGACTTCGGACGAAGCGACGGGAGCGTTGGAGCGGATCAAGGGATGCGCAGTGCTGACTGAACTCGTCGAATGCGATCTTGCGATCGAAGCCGCGACCGAGAACATTCAGGTCAAGGAGGAGCTTCTGAGGAAGCTGGATGCCATCGTCCAGCCAGGCGCGATCATCGCGACCAACACTTCGTCGGTATCCGTCACGAGACTCGGTGCGACGCTCGCTGACCCGCGTCGCTTCATCGGGATGCACTTCTTTAATCCCGTTCCCGTAATGGCACTGGTCGAAGTCATCCGTGGGCTGCAGACCAGCGATGCCACGTTCGATACGACTATTGCCCTTGCGAAGCGCATCGGGAAGAGCACGATCTGCGTGAAGAATTCACCGGGCTTCGTCGTCAATCGCATCCTGATACCGATGATCAATGAGGCAGTGTTCGTCCTGCAGGAAGGTCTTGCTGGCGCCGCAGAGATTGATGAGGGCATGAAGCTCGGCGCAAATCATCCGATCGGACCGCTGGCGCTGGCGGACCTTATCGGGCTCGATACGACGCTCGCGATCATGAACGTGCTGTACCGGGATTTCAACGAGCCGAAGTATCGCCCGGCGCCGTTGCTCAAGGAAATGGTGGACGCGGGTTACCTCGGGCGAAAGAGCGGGCAGGGTTTTCACACCTACTAA